The sequence below is a genomic window from Brevibacillus agri.
GGGAGAATCATCCGAGTGTTTTTACATCCGTTAGAATGCGCAAAAGAGACGTTTTTCGTTTTACAGCGAATGGAGCGGCAGCAATACGGTTTGCAGCAGGAGCATCCTCCCGTATGGAAGGATGGGCACCATCTGCTCTACGTCCAGGAAGGAGAGGGGATCTTGCGCGTGGACGGCGACCCGCTCCTGTTAAAGCCGGGAAAAATCGTGCTGCTCGCCCCGGATTGCTGCGTAGAGGTGGAGGGCCGCTCCTGCAAGCCGCTGTCTCTCTACGATTTTTCGTTTACATATACCGTGGCGAGCGACACGCCAGCACAGTCAAAAAAAGCAAAGGCTGTCTTTTCCCCTGGCCATCACGCGCTGTCTGCCCAGGCTGCCGCTCGTTTTGCGCAGTTGCTGGAGCAAATGGAGCAGCTTGCGGAAACAGAGGAGCCGCTCGCCAAGTGGAAGCAGTCGATTTTGTTCCAGGAAATCATGTACCTCGCCGTCTCCGATCCGCTGACAACGGAAGAAACAGGCGGGACGCGGGAAGCGATTGAAAAAGTGCTGCTTTATGTGCAGCAGCATTATCAGGAGGACATTTCTTTAAAGGAAGTCGCACAGATGCACGGCATCAGCGCCTCGAATTTTTCCAGCGTGTTCAAAAAGCATGTCGGACTGAACCCGCTTGACTATGTGACACAACTGCGAATGGCCCAGGCGCAGCGAAAATTGAAGGCGAGCCAACCGATTGAGCTCGTCGCCCGGCAGGTTGGCTTCAAAGACCCGCTCTATTTCAGTCGCATTTTCAAGCGAACAGTCGGCGTCACACCGTCCGCCTATCGAAAACAGAGCCAGACGGACAAGATCGTCACGCTGCTGCCGCATTTGAACGATTACTTGCTGGCGCTTGGGGTCAAGCCGTTTGCGACGCTGCCCTACGGCGGGAATGACCAGGTGGATGGCTACTTGCCTTATCTGGCTCGCGAGTTGAGCGAGACAAAGCTGACGGGAAGCTGGAACAAGCCGGACATGGACGAGCTGGCAGAGGCGAAGCCCGGATTGATTCTCGGCTCGAACTGGTTCCACATCAATCTGGAGTCGGTGAAAAAAATCGCCCCGACCATCCCGATCATTTTGCGGGATGACTGGCAAAGCCTCTTGCTGGAACTGGCTCGTTTTTTCGGCAAAGGAGAAGAAGGGAAGCACTGGATGCGGCGATACGAGCAAAAGGTAAATCAGGCGAAGGCGCTCTTGTCCTTGTCCAAAGCCCGTGACGAGTCCGTCATGATTCTCACCGTGACTTGCAACGAATACCGGGTGTACGGCGGCAGAAGGCAACTCGGCAAGGTGCTGTACGAAGATTTGCGGTTGACACCTCCGGCGGGGATTTCGACCAAAACGCATTACGTCTGTGTGACACTCGAACAAATCCAGGCGATGAATCCCGACCACATTTTTTTGTCGACGAACAATTCCAATCCGAGCAAAGAACAGATCAAGGCCCTCCAGGCGACCAAGGCGTGGTCCGGTTTGCGGGCGGTGCAGAAACATCAGGTGTACGAGGTGGAGAGCTGGCTGAACGGTCACGCTCCGATCAAGCACAGCCTGTCCATCGACGTCGCCATCAGCCATCTGGCCGAGAGCAAGCAATGGGAGGTCTCTGTCATGTAAGCCGCTTCGTCAGCAAGTGGCTTTTTTTCATGGACGGCCGCAAGATTTTGTCCATATAGGAACAAGATTTTGTCAATTGTGCCAGGTCAGCGGCTTACTCTATAATCACTAAAGTGAAAATGATTATCAATAACAACGCGGAGGTTCAGTCATGATATCCTTTCAACCGTTTAAAAAAGTAATTTCCGGGGCGCTCTGCCTGTTTGCGCTGACCGCAGCGGGCTGCGGAACCAGTCCCGCTCAGCAGGGAGCGCAGGCGGGAGTAGCGCCAGCCCCGGCACCTGCCCAGGAGCAGACGATCGAGCACGATATGGGCAAAACGGTCGTCAAAGGGGACCCGCAAAAAATATTGTCGCTTCATCCATGGATCAGTGACTTTTTGCTTTCGCTGGAGATCACACCATCGGCTTCGCCAAGCTCAGGCCCCAACTCCACCGAGTTCACCTGGTATTTGAAAGACGGGCTGAAAGATTCGGTCAACCTGGGCTGGCAAATTCCGAAGCCGAACCTGGAGCTGATCGTGCAGAGCAGCCCGGATTTAATCATCGGCAACCAAAACTTCGGCGAGTTGAACGAGCAACTGTCCAAAATCGCCCCGACGATTTTCATCGAGCCGGTTGAAGATGACCAAGGCGTGCGAAAAATGCGCGAGACGTATTTGCGCCTGGCGAAGATGCTGAAAAAAGAAGAAATCGCCAAGAAAAAGATCGCGGAATACGACGCAGAAGTGGAGAAGTACCGCGCCCAGCTTAAAGCGGCGATGGCCGACCAGACCGTCATGTTCCTGCGCGTCACCGATAAAGAGCTGCGCTACTACAGTCCGAAGCTGTTCGAGGTGCTGTACGACGACCTCGGACTGGCCAAGCCGGCGAATATTCCGGATGCGGCCAAGAGCTTTCAGCCGCTCTCTATTGAAAAGCTGCCAGAGGTCAACCCGGACCATATTTTCCTGCTGCACGAAGGCGGAGACCGCGTGTCGTCCTTGCGGGAAACCGCTGTATGGAAAGGGCTGGACGCTGTGAAAAACAACCGCGTGTACGAAGTAGACTACGATCTGTGGTTCCAAGGTTTCGGCCCGATTGCGAACCGCTTGATTCTGGAAGACGCGACCGAGAAGCTGCTCGGTGCGAAAGCGAATAAATAAGCATTGCGATAGAAAAACGTTCCTCTTGTTCCGGAAGCCGTCAGACACTGCTGTGTTCTGGCGGCTTTTTGCTGTTTATTTTTTGCCTGCAAAAACTTCCTCTCTGTGAAGGCCGCTCCCAGTCTATCCAAATTTTTAGCGCAGGCAAGCGTTGCGCATGTTGATATACTGACTCTTTCGGCCGCCTGACTACCCGCGCCTATCCGGACACCACCGTCGTCTTGTACGAGTACGACCTGCTCGGCCGCCATGATGATGATTGGCAGCGGGGTTGTAAAATCTTGGACAATATCGACTTCTGTTTTCGTTTCCATCTCGCGAATTAACTCATTCACGACTGTTCCACCCGCGGCTCCCACGTTTTTAGGCTTCTCGGCGTGAAAGCGGCCGAAAACAAAGAGCGCGCCTTGCGGTGTTCGGGCGGGTCGCTGTCATGGATGTTCAGGCGTTCTGGAAACGTCCCTTCCTTTGTGCCAGCTCCGACATTGACAAGGGTACGCTCGCGAACACTCGAAAATAAGGCGTAGTCGGTCAGCACCCGTTTCACGTCTTCGTAGCGGAAAACATTCCAAGTGTTCGTGCCCGCGTGGTAGTAAACCGGATGCTGCTCAAGCATTTTCTTATACCACGCTACAGGAAAAAAATGTTCGGATTTCGTTTTAAAATTCGTGATCTCAGACGGTGGATATACCGTATTTTCCATCTATATACCTCCTTTTGAATGATTGGTTTGTAAAATGGCGCATGAAAAGGAAAGGGATGCGGAGAAGGCTCCCCGACAAGCATGGAAGGGAGGTTCCTCCGGCCGCTAATCCTGTAATAGCATGCCCATCCAGCTTTTTCTATTTAAAAGAGGAACGGGAGTCAGGGGCTTGAGATTTTCACGCGCGGTCTGCGGCAAAAAAAGCGCGGACAGAAAGCAATTGGGCTAAATACCAACTTGACCGATATGTTTTATTTAATTTACACTTGTAAGTATCACATACCGATATTCACCCACGCCGATCAGTCCACTGAAGGTTCCCCGTATTTGCCTTGCGCATGCGTGTGGGAGCCGTTTTTATGGAGGAAAAATGCTTTCGCCAGGGGGAATGAACGTGGAATATACTTGTCTGACTTGCCAACAAGTCTTCGCGTCCGAAAAGGGGCTGTGCCCGCATCTGCAACAGTTTTTCACTTCCGCAGAAGGACAAAAAATTTGGCGCATACGGCTTCTCCACCGTTACGCGTATGAATTTTACAGCGATTCGCAAATGCAAGAGCTTGTGCGCGAGCAGCCGCTGATGGTCTCGGAGGTGCTGTGCGTCGAGCAGTTTGATACGAGGACGTACACGGGCCTGAACGCATTGGGGCAGCGCGTCTCTATCCTGGAGTAGACGAAAAAGGAGCGGCTGCGGGTGAACTCATTGTCGGTTCATCCCGGAGCTGCTGCTTCGAGAACGAAGAGGTGCGGCCGCACGGATGGCGGCCTGCTCGCCCGGCGGCATTCTGGCCCGGCCCGCATCGTCTTTTCCCTGATGGCGCTCGGCGTGGCGGCTGCTGCCATGTTGCCCTTTCCCGATCGACGAAAGCGCGATGAGGGAAGCGGTCACGAGTTTGTCATTTCTATAAAAAAGTGGAAAAAGATTGAAATCGACGGACGGATGAATTAAAATTTTGCTAAAGGAAGCACGGACGTAAGCAAAAAAGATGCGATCATGAGCAGCAAGGGACGATGAGCCGCTCGTAAAAGCCCCGTTTGAATCTAATAGCACAACAACCTGAGTGAATCTATTGAAGCTTAGGCACTTTAGAGGAATGAAGGGGTCATACGGCAAAGCGCACTGGAGTGTATCGGCTGACGGATACATGAAGGGGCGAAGCTTTGCCGTTTTTTTGTGTTTTTGCCATCCAAAAGCAAAAGAAAAGACCCGAAAGAGAAAGAGGTTTCCAAGATAATGGAGGAATCGCTAGCCATGGAGCCAATCAACTGCTACCCACTGACTCATCCGCAAAAAAGAATCTGGTCAATCGAGCAAATTTATCCCGACACTCCGTTGCACAACATTGGCGGAACTGTCATCATAAAAGGCCCTGTGCAACTGCCTGCGCTTGAAAAAGCTGTTCATCTGTTTATCGGCAGACATGAAGCGTTGCGACTGCGCGTTTTGAACCGGAAGGGCGAGCCGCAGCAATACGTGAGTCCGTATGAACCTTTCCCATTGGACTGCCTAGATTTCTCAACTGGCACAGAGCCGCAGCACGACTTTGCCAACTGGGTGCAGGCGGAAGCGAGAAAGCCGTTCGTCATCGAAAACGAAAGGCTTTTTTATTTTGCCCTGTTTCGCCTCTCGGACCGCGAGCATGGCTACCTGGCCAAGTTCCATCATCTGATCGCCGATGGATGGTCGATCAACATCATGACCGACGAGATTCGCGAACGGTACGACAAGCTCGTGCGCACAGAGGCAGCAGACGACCAGCCTGCTCCAAGCTACTTGGCGTACATCGAGCACGAGCGGGACTACCTTTCGTCGGATCGCTTCTGCAAAAACCGGACGTTTTGGAAGGAGAAATTCCGCGACTTGCCCGACTCGCATCTGGAAAAAAGCTCAGACACGCTGCCGGGAAACCGCCTCACGTATGAATGGAGCGCCGAGCTGTCCACCCGGGTAAAAGAGTGGGCCAACGCGAACAACTGGTCGTTGAACACCGTTTTTGTCGCGGTGTATTTGCTGTATGTCCACAAGTTCACCGGGCGCGCGGATCTCGTGATTGGCACGCCGGTGCTCAATCGGTCTGGCAAGCAGCAAAAAAGCATGTTTGGCATGTTTACGAGCACGATGCCGTTTCGGTTTTTGGTCGACGATAGCTGCTCGGTTGCGGACATGATCGGACAGGTCAACCGGGAGCTGCGGGATTGCTTTTTCCATCAACGCTATCCGTATGACTTGCTGATCCAGGATGTGGAGCTGAAGAAAAAGGGCCACCACCAACTGTTTGATGTGTGCGTCAATTACTACAACACAGCGCTCGATACAACGTGGGACGGCTACGCGGTCGAGAATGTCGAGTTTTACAGCGGGCAGCAGATTTACTCCATGCAACTGGTCATCAAGGAATGGTCCGATTCCGGTCGCATCAGCATCAGCTTTGACTACAAAACGAACGACTACACAGCGGAGCAAATCCGCGATTTGTTCGCTCGCCTGACTGCCCTGGCCGGGAAAATCGTGGACAAGCCCGACGAGCCGATCAGGCGGTTGACGCTTTTTTTCGCGGATGAGCGGCAAAAACTGGTGGAGGCGTATAACCGAACCGATGCGTTTTATCCGCGCGACCAGACGATCTACCAACTGTTCGAAGCGCAGGCAGCCAAAACGCCGGACAAGCTCGCGGTGCAGCATGGCGAAGCGACTTTGACCTACCGCCAACTGAATGAAAAAGCCAATCAGCTTGCCAGATATTTGCGCGAGCAAGGAGTCGGGCGGGAAACGATTGTAGGCCTTTTGACCACGCATTCGCTGGAAACGGTGGTCGGGCTGCTCGGCATCGGAAAAGCGGGCGGAGCGTTCATGCCCATCGACCCTGACAATCCTGCCGAGCGGATTCGCTACCTGCTGCAAAACTCCGGCACCAGGCTTTTGCTGACGAATGTGGACACAGCGGACGAGTGGGACTTCAACGGACAAGTCATCCGCCTGCCGGACGTCGACTGCACAGCGTATGCATCGTCCAACCTGCAGGCGGAGAGCGAGCCTCAAGACCTGGTCTACCTGATTTATACATCCGGCTCTACCGGAAAGCCCAAAGGCACGATGATCGAGCATCGCGGGCTGGTCAACTATATTTGCTGGGCCAAAAAAATGTATGTCAAGCAGGACGACGAAGTGTTCCCGCTCTATTCGTCGTTGGCGTTCGACTTGACGATTACGTCCGTCTTTACCCCGCTCATTAGCGGCGGAACGATTTTGGTTTACAGCCACACAGAAGACGAGTACGTGCTGTTCCGCATGATGCGCGAGAACAGAGCGACAGTCGTCAAGCTTACGCCTGCGCATTTGTCGTTGCTGCTGGATCGGGACAACCGGAATTGTTCGGTGAAACGATTCATCGTCGGCGGGGAAAATTTGAAGGCCAGCCTCGCCAAAGGTATCTATGACAGCTTCGGCGGCAACATCGAAATTTTCAACGAATACGGGCCGACCGAGACGGTAGTCGGGTGCATGATTCACGCTTATGATCCCGCGACGGACACGCGAGCGGCTGTGCCCATTGGCAAGCCGGCCGACAACGTCCGCATTTACGTACTGGACAGGCACCTGGCTCCTGTCCCGACCTGCGCCGTCGGGGAAGTGTACATTGCCGGCGACGGGGTGGCGAGAGGGTATTTTCACAAGGAAGAGCTGACCCGCGAAAAGTTTATCGACAACCCGTTCGCGCCTGGCGAGCGGATGTACAAGACGGGAGACCTCGGCCGATTTTTGCCGGATGGCAAGCTGGAGTATTTGGGCAGGAGCGACCAGCAAGTCAAGATCAGGGGCTACCGGGTCGAATTGGGAGAAATCGAAAACGGGTTGCTTCAGCACCCGCTCGTAAAAGAGGCGGTTGTCCTCGTGCGGGAAGACAAGCAGCAACCCGCAATGCTGTGTGCGTATTACGTCGCGGCGGGCGAGATCGACATTTTGGACTGGAAGCAGCAGTTGGGGCGGCAGTTGCCGGATTACCTTGTCCCGCAATATTTTGTAGAGGTAAAGGAAATTCCGCTCACAGCAAACGGCAAAGTCGATGCGCGCTCCTTGGCAAAAATCCCTTTGCCGAGTACAGAAAACAGCGAATATGCCGCTTATTCGAGCGAGAAAGAGCAGCAGTTCATCCAGACCGTGGCAGAAGTCCTCGGCGTTCGGCAGATCGGCCGGAAGCACAACTTTTACCATATGGGCGGAGACTCGATCAAAGCAATTCAGATTGCTTCCAAGCTGAGCGCCAAAGGCTACCGGATCAAAGTCAAAGAGATGCTGTCCCACCCTGTCATGGAAGAGATGGCGCTGCTTGTGGAAGCAGTAGAGCCAACCGTTGTCGAGCAGGGGCTGGCTGAGGGCAGCATTTTGCCTACGCCGATTGCAGCGTGGTTTTTTGCCCAAGCATTCCCCAAGCCGCAGCATTATCATCAGACCGTCTTCGTGGAAATCAGTCCGGCGATCACGGCAGACATGCTGGAAAGAGCGCTGTTCAAGCTCGTGGAGCACCACGACAGCTTGCGGATGAACGTCGACGCGCGCGGCGAGCTGTTTTACAACAATGACCACCTGCTGGCCCGCTTCAAACTCGAACAGCGCGACTTGACAGGCGTTGCCCCTGCCGAGCGCTACGGCAGGCTGGAGCAAGCGGCGCACGAGCTGGCGGAGCGCACGGACTTGTCCCGCGACCTTTTGCTGAAAGCGTGCCTGAGTCAGTTGGGGAGCACACGCACTTTGCTGCTGTCTGCCCATCATCTCGCAGTCGATGGCGTGTCCTGGCGCATCATCCTGGAAGATTTGAACGCGCTGCTCAAGCGAAGCTGCCTCGGACAAGACGCCGCGCTTCCTTTGAAGACGCATTCGTATCAAAAATGGGCGGAGGCGTTGGAGCGCTCTGGGCAAAGCGTGGGAGCCAGCTTTCCTTGCTCGATGCCGCGGAGCTTGCGCTGCTCGTCACCGGGTTCAATCAGACGGCAGGGGAATATCCGCAGCAGTTGCTGGTGCATGAGCGTTTTGCAGCGATCGCCGACAAGCACGCGGACGAGCCTGCGGTGACGTTCCAACAGCAAACCATGACGTACCGCGAACTGGATGCGCGGGCCAACCAGCTCGCCCATGCGCTCAAGTCGCATGGCGTCGGACCGGACCAGGTCGTCGCCCTCATTGCCACCCGTTCGTGTGACATGATCGCCGGACTATTGGCGATCGGAAAAGCAGGCGCCGCGTACTTGCCTGTCGATCCGGGCTTGCCAGCCAACCGGATCGCCTACATGCTGGACGACAGCCGTGTCCAGGTCATTTTGACCAATACAACCGTAGAGGCAGCAGGCGAGCGACAGGTTGTTGACATGCGCGATTCCCGCATATCGGCGCAGCCTCAAGCAAGGCTGCCTTTGCAAAACAGCAGCACCGATGTGGCGTACTGCATGTACACCTCGGGCACGACCGGATTTCCCAAAGGAATTTTGATCGAGCACCGCGCCTTGCTGAATTTCCTTTTCGGCATGACGGAAGTGCTGTCTTTTGGCGAAAAAGAAAAGTTTTTGTCGTTGACGACCATTTCTTTCGATATTTTCTGGCTGGAGAGCATCTTGCCGCTGTTGGCGGGGCAGCAGGTGGTCATTGCCGATGAGGACTGCCAGCGAGATGTGCGCATGCTGGCAAGCCTGGTCCGGCGCGAGGAAATTACCGTGCTGCAAACGACGCCGTCGCGCTTGAAGCTGTTGCTCGCGGAGCCGGAGTTGGCCGGGCAGTTGAGCCGCTTGCGCTACTTGCTGATCGGCGGCGAAGCGTTGCCGCAAGCGCTGGCAGACGAAGCCGTGCGACTGTTGCCGGCGGGACGGGTGTACAACCTGTACGGTCCGACCGAAACGACCATTTGGTCCACGCTTCAGCAAGTGACAGACAGCGAGCCTGTCGCCATCGGCAGACCGCTGAAAAATACCCAGGTCTACGTGCTCGATCAGGAGCTGGTGCCGCAGCCTGTCGGCGTCCCTGGCCTGCTGTATATCGGCGGGCACGGCTTGGCCCGCGGGTATTTGCACAAACCGGAGCTGACAAGCGAGAAGTTTATCGACAACCCGTTTCGGCCTGGCGAAAAAATGTACGCGACCGGAGACATGGCGAGGTGGACGCGCGAAGGCTTGCTCGAATATTTGGGACGAACCGATTTTCAGGTGAAAATACGCGGCTACCGGATCGAGCAAAGCGAAATCGAAAACCAGCTCGAGGCCCATCCCGCCATCGAAAAAGCGGTGGTGCATGTCCAGCAGGACGCTTTGCGCGAACCTTTGCTTGTCGCTTACTATACTTCGGCAGATGCCGTACCGAACCAGGAGTTGCGCGATTATTTGCGCAAACAACTGCCGGAATATATGATCCCGCCATTTTTCATGCGGCTTGCGCAAATTCCGCTCACCATCAACGGCAAAATCGACCGGAAGTCGCTGCCTGCCGTAACCGAGGTGGCAGAAGCGCACCAGGAGCTGGTCGGCCCGGGCGACGAGGTGGAAGCGAAGCTGTATGACATTTGGCGCAAAGGATTGCGGCGCGAGTCGATAAGCGTTCGCGGCAAGTTTTTTGAGTTGGGCGGAAACTCGATTCAGGTGATGCAGCTCGTGTATGAAATCAACCGCCATTTTTCATGCGCCATGCCGTTTAAGGACTTTATTGAACTGCAAACGATCGAGGCGATTGCGGGATGGATTCGCGCCGCGATCCAGGAAGAGCGCGAGGCGGACTTGCCAGC
It includes:
- a CDS encoding ABC transporter substrate-binding protein; protein product: MFLHPLECAKETFFVLQRMERQQYGLQQEHPPVWKDGHHLLYVQEGEGILRVDGDPLLLKPGKIVLLAPDCCVEVEGRSCKPLSLYDFSFTYTVASDTPAQSKKAKAVFSPGHHALSAQAAARFAQLLEQMEQLAETEEPLAKWKQSILFQEIMYLAVSDPLTTEETGGTREAIEKVLLYVQQHYQEDISLKEVAQMHGISASNFSSVFKKHVGLNPLDYVTQLRMAQAQRKLKASQPIELVARQVGFKDPLYFSRIFKRTVGVTPSAYRKQSQTDKIVTLLPHLNDYLLALGVKPFATLPYGGNDQVDGYLPYLARELSETKLTGSWNKPDMDELAEAKPGLILGSNWFHINLESVKKIAPTIPIILRDDWQSLLLELARFFGKGEEGKHWMRRYEQKVNQAKALLSLSKARDESVMILTVTCNEYRVYGGRRQLGKVLYEDLRLTPPAGISTKTHYVCVTLEQIQAMNPDHIFLSTNNSNPSKEQIKALQATKAWSGLRAVQKHQVYEVESWLNGHAPIKHSLSIDVAISHLAESKQWEVSVM
- a CDS encoding ABC transporter substrate-binding protein, which translates into the protein MISFQPFKKVISGALCLFALTAAGCGTSPAQQGAQAGVAPAPAPAQEQTIEHDMGKTVVKGDPQKILSLHPWISDFLLSLEITPSASPSSGPNSTEFTWYLKDGLKDSVNLGWQIPKPNLELIVQSSPDLIIGNQNFGELNEQLSKIAPTIFIEPVEDDQGVRKMRETYLRLAKMLKKEEIAKKKIAEYDAEVEKYRAQLKAAMADQTVMFLRVTDKELRYYSPKLFEVLYDDLGLAKPANIPDAAKSFQPLSIEKLPEVNPDHIFLLHEGGDRVSSLRETAVWKGLDAVKNNRVYEVDYDLWFQGFGPIANRLILEDATEKLLGAKANK
- a CDS encoding non-ribosomal peptide synthetase — protein: MEPINCYPLTHPQKRIWSIEQIYPDTPLHNIGGTVIIKGPVQLPALEKAVHLFIGRHEALRLRVLNRKGEPQQYVSPYEPFPLDCLDFSTGTEPQHDFANWVQAEARKPFVIENERLFYFALFRLSDREHGYLAKFHHLIADGWSINIMTDEIRERYDKLVRTEAADDQPAPSYLAYIEHERDYLSSDRFCKNRTFWKEKFRDLPDSHLEKSSDTLPGNRLTYEWSAELSTRVKEWANANNWSLNTVFVAVYLLYVHKFTGRADLVIGTPVLNRSGKQQKSMFGMFTSTMPFRFLVDDSCSVADMIGQVNRELRDCFFHQRYPYDLLIQDVELKKKGHHQLFDVCVNYYNTALDTTWDGYAVENVEFYSGQQIYSMQLVIKEWSDSGRISISFDYKTNDYTAEQIRDLFARLTALAGKIVDKPDEPIRRLTLFFADERQKLVEAYNRTDAFYPRDQTIYQLFEAQAAKTPDKLAVQHGEATLTYRQLNEKANQLARYLREQGVGRETIVGLLTTHSLETVVGLLGIGKAGGAFMPIDPDNPAERIRYLLQNSGTRLLLTNVDTADEWDFNGQVIRLPDVDCTAYASSNLQAESEPQDLVYLIYTSGSTGKPKGTMIEHRGLVNYICWAKKMYVKQDDEVFPLYSSLAFDLTITSVFTPLISGGTILVYSHTEDEYVLFRMMRENRATVVKLTPAHLSLLLDRDNRNCSVKRFIVGGENLKASLAKGIYDSFGGNIEIFNEYGPTETVVGCMIHAYDPATDTRAAVPIGKPADNVRIYVLDRHLAPVPTCAVGEVYIAGDGVARGYFHKEELTREKFIDNPFAPGERMYKTGDLGRFLPDGKLEYLGRSDQQVKIRGYRVELGEIENGLLQHPLVKEAVVLVREDKQQPAMLCAYYVAAGEIDILDWKQQLGRQLPDYLVPQYFVEVKEIPLTANGKVDARSLAKIPLPSTENSEYAAYSSEKEQQFIQTVAEVLGVRQIGRKHNFYHMGGDSIKAIQIASKLSAKGYRIKVKEMLSHPVMEEMALLVEAVEPTVVEQGLAEGSILPTPIAAWFFAQAFPKPQHYHQTVFVEISPAITADMLERALFKLVEHHDSLRMNVDARGELFYNNDHLLARFKLEQRDLTGVAPAERYGRLEQAAHELAERTDLSRDLLLKACLSQLGSTRTLLLSAHHLAVDGVSWRIILEDLNALLKRSCLGQDAALPLKTHSYQKWAEALERSGQSVGASFPCSMPRSLRCSSPGSIRRQGNIRSSCWCMSVLQRSPTSTRTSLR